Within the Homalodisca vitripennis isolate AUS2020 unplaced genomic scaffold, UT_GWSS_2.1 ScUCBcl_3572;HRSCAF=9174, whole genome shotgun sequence genome, the region TTGATTTAGGCCTACACTGTCAGCAGTGTGTTTGGAACTGGAGGTTTTATAACCTTTGAAACTACTAGATCCGATAGGCCTATTAGCTTCATTTTGTTCTTTGTCATCTCCTTCAACAGAACTGCTGTCGTTATTTGCACTAGTAAGTGAAGGTATTACCTGTTTTAACAATTTCTCCATCGACTAATCGCTTTACTGTAGCTTCAGCATGAGAAAGAAGAATGTTACGAGGAAGTCGATCTAGGTTATTGTCATCTTCTTCCCCACTATCTTCATCTGATTGTGTTCCAGAAGGGATAATAGTGATACAGCCAGTAAGAACATCATCATCCTCCAACAGAGCATTGGATATATCATCCAAAGTCAACCTAGAACCAAAACATAATGTGTAATAACCCCCTACCCATTGGAGCCCACTGTTCCCAAATGGGAACACACAAATTTTCAACCTATTTacgattttaaaatacaataaatctgaTTCTAGTCATATGAAATCATTAAAACAACTTATAATAAGTACATTTTAGAGGTTTCATACCTAACTAAACATTTGTTTGTAATCAATAACGCTTACCTTTCAGGAATATCCATGATACAACGAACATAACCTGAAAAACTGCACTGTCACAACTGCTCccaataatattagtaaaaaaggCAATGTCACCTGTTTACAGGGTGACCAACTGTTTACTGATCAGGCAACAAAAATTCCCTGGTTGCATTCAaaactagtattaaaaaatttcaaaattttgttcccaTTTGGGAACAGCGGGTCTAAATGGGTTAAGCGTGTTTAGAAGTTCCAAAATATTAGGATGTGACTTTACAAGGCCCCCAACATGAATATTAGCAAATATGTTATTATGATCAAATATCCtacaacttttaatattcatttatctaGGTGTTTGTAGCctacataaaatttattgcttCAGAACCACTTACAGAATGGTTAGATAAAACTGAATGATACATTAAGTTTGGCATGTCTTTCTGGAAATgtacaaatgtaattattgtaacCTAGGCTCCATAATTACGTTCTCAGTGGTGAGTAATTATTAATGGTGCTGTCACAGCCCACATTAAAGGCCAGAGGTATTTCTGATCGTACCTTCTGGAATATGTATTCATTATTCTACATCTGATTATAAATGCCTCTAACTACAGGATGGGATGCAACAGAACAATGCTGCTCCGATGGAAAAACAATCAAAAACTAGTTAGCCTCTAtcaaaaaacatattaacatACGAAAATTGGGGCTAAAGGCACTGTACAGTCTGGATTGCTCAACACCTAAAAGGGTTAatgtatagttaatatattttgtaccgTTTTTGTGATCATGTAAATATGTGGCATGCAAGTGTGGTGGTGGTGGTCGTGGTAGCAGGAGTTAAGTATTTGGATGTGTCCCTGGATTttacttagaaaaatata harbors:
- the LOC124372589 gene encoding uncharacterized protein LOC124372589 isoform X2; protein product: MDIPERLTLDDISNALLEDDDVLTGCITIIPSGTQSDEDSGEEDDNNLDRLPRNILLSHAEATVKRLVDGEIVKTGNTFTY